A single region of the Salvelinus sp. IW2-2015 linkage group LG20, ASM291031v2, whole genome shotgun sequence genome encodes:
- the LOC111981844 gene encoding rab11 family-interacting protein 1-like isoform X1, with the protein MMSLIELNDDQRWVPTHVNVTVLCARGLRTKGKHGSRYVYTIIQVGKEKYTTGLVEKATVPEWNEECCFELLPGILEAGGRSAFPSGSGDLVLTVMHRVLIGLDVFLGQAIVPLDKIFQDGMCPRDEWLKLNSKASRKEKERGEIQVTVQFTRNNMTASMFDLTMKDKPRSTFGKLKDRVTGRKRGDVESSSAIVPGRFAALSSSLGQPFGEGRGGEDPGEVEVAEEKRSKVKDFFLGKGKLRRSSDTRSCSSLASESSVSSTTSESHCPPSLGLGLLVDPPSSPIYSSKVKDTHHGDTDLAKKVLTTTQSSPKILTHKRAFSDEASRITTTAIPRPCPAVESLKGQGMALSQSSLCINGSHVYGSEPVGPKGSSTLPSKLVLLEKCSPLSRSLQNLTKRSEDKGSAGEGRRWSFDKVKKDEKDEEKEAEPPVSQFQSARVGGRPVQAAAPMLSSTTTVDSADKGKKLRKTLFSGGRSDSLPAKPELSQGSPPPEGRLRGWFGSSDSQNKPRLEVSPKVESESDTPPPLPPRSPIPLQCSSPSASFTGHASPDSAHPTNPFTPSLTPDPISPFNPFLPRMQCNPFFEDLIAEEGQRSPPLATCSPVTPLCHSTALPCVPSPTHDPVVQIEMAAIWRDRPRPVARQTSLPALLPTAATASPPNPFTSRSISESGGGEWDESFDAFASSRLNSPKGSATNHPSIATSRQAQVRSTPPYESYTIPPIEEMRMSEEEEPPPLPPRRPIIRTLVNERPSDSWLHRGQELAVQKEACLLSQTGAASLQHTREWGHKRHTPSPHLYPSPGKDLVSSDLLDFHTVHSQHYANMSPESPSPFKSEDEFKKFDYEPLRDEDDKIRFTEQDLWPDATDSIISLASEDTTDASPTVRKYAIVKNTSHSELKDLPLPVMLLNSEMTVADLLNKSSPKHSKSGLKTLDIASTTPDPTTDSFSIHPDKPKSRNNNYESPPLTLEDLNKNKRNSDFCFIDSASDASPSPSDMMTVHTLKSLGGIFPQTPQDTPIALSHEQMMLYAEDMLIFQKTSTIDVNSAVKVNLPEVSSLCQDNCQDGGCELNTSRRDSASDMKSISIFTPDSLNIERETVELKDTQSPMDRNGNMTKSKIDRSKLDPSCHVRSFPVSHQMEMQQEVVRNKQEVSQPLAKQTNPVNESSPRGTSSHRSLKGMIRELHGNSGANSPGKGLGESPLHRSPSPGQIISESIEGPFSYQPTKSPFSSPLSPNRETALNVATLFVSLQTINTNSSTQSIPKGNCLTEHSSSKYAGTISFEDLHAKVAPNVRSPMSARLRPGITVHASNPCASIPSSATPSLATETNGQAKLPPTPVPSSIHHPPTVRPSTGASATLAVAPYTSSSFSSSSSFSSSSSYTTAQPLVDARHTLLPEETQPASSLPRQESSPHPVKPLTTTASQGEKKEGRSVLEKLKSSIHPGRSAQQTLAVAETEKKIEESLADSSAQYEQLTNMELISLLLQQEMDMEKQQVASDQQASMLEKHEAELKKIKAQVRDLEDYIDKLLVQIMEQTPTLLQVRSRHK; encoded by the exons ATGATGTCACTTATAGAGTTGAACGATGACCAGAGATGGGTGCCTACACATGTGAATGTAACTGTCCTTTGTGCAAGGGGTTTGCGGACGAAGGGCAAGCACGGGAGCCGTTATGTTTACACCATCATTCAGGTTGGGAAGGAGAAATACACCACCGGTTTGGTCGAAAAGGCGACTGTGCCAGAGTGGAATGAGGAATGTTGTTTCGAACTTCTCCCCGGAATACTGGAGGCTGGGGGTCGCAGTGCATTTCCCTCAGGGAGCGGCGACTTGGTCCTCACGGTCATGCACCGGGTGCTTATCGGACTTGACGTGTTTCTTGGTCAAGCAATCGTCCCTCTGGATAAAATATTTCAAGATGGAATGTGTCCCAGAGATGA ATGGCTCAAACTCAACTCCAAGGCCAGCCGGAAGGAGAAGGAGCGTGGCGAGATACAGGTAACGGTCCAGTTCACGCGCAACAACATGACGGCCAGCATGTTCGACCTTACCATGAAGGACAAGCCGCGCTCTACTTTCGGCAAACTCAAGGACCGCGtgacagggaggaagaggggcgACGTGGAGTCCTCCTCGGCTATTGTGCCGGGACGCTTCGCCGCCCTGTCGAGTTCCCTGGGGCAGCCATtcggggaggggagagggggagaggacccCGGGGAGGTAGAGGTAGCCGAGGAGAAGCGGAGCAAGGTGAAGGATTTTTTCCTGGGTAAGGGAAAGCTGCGGAGGTCCTCTGACACGAGGTCGTGTTCGTCGCTGGCCTCAGAAAGCAGCGTATCATCCACGACCAGTGAGAGCCACTGCCCCCCTTCTCTGGGTCTAGGCCTCCTGGTGGACCCCCCCAGCTCCCCCATCTACAGCAGCAAGGTcaaagacacccaccatggaGATACAGACCTAGCTAAAAAAG TGCTTACCACCACACAGTCTTCCCCAAAGATACTGACCCACAAGCGAGCCTTCAGCGACGAGGCGAGTAGGATCACCACGACTGCCATTCCCCGGCCCTGTCCTGCTGTGGAGTCCCTCAAGGGTCAAGGTATGGCTCTCTCCCAATCCTCTCTGTGCATCAATGGAAGCCACGTCTATGGATCTGAACCGGTGGGTCCCAAGGGCTCAAGCACCCTTCCATCCAAGCTGGTCCTGCTCGAGAagtgctcccctctctctcgttcgctGCAGAACCTCACAAAGCGGAGCGAGGACAAGGGTTCCGCAGGCGAGGGCCGGCGCTGGTCCTTCGACAAGGTAAAGAAGGACgagaaggatgaggagaaggaggccgAACCTCCAGTCTCCCAGTTTCAAAGTGCTCGGGTGGGGGGTCGGCCGGTGCAGGCAGCAGCCCCGATGCTGTCTTCTACTACCACGGTGGACTCAGCAGACAAAGGGAAGAAGCTCAGAAAAACGTTATTCTCCGGAGGGAGGAGTGATTCTCTACCTGCCAAGCCCGAGCTGAGCCAGGGTTCTCCTCCCCCTGAGGGGAGACTGCGAGGCTGGTTTGGCTCCAGTGACTCCCAGAACAAGCCAAG GCTGGAAGTTTCTCCTAAGGTAGAAAGCGAATCagacacccctcctcctctcccccctcgctcCCCCATTCCCCTCCAGTGCTCGTCTCCCTCTGCTTCTTTCACTGGCCATGCCTCGCCCGACAGTGCCCATCCAACTAACCCCTTCACTCCctctctgacccctgaccccatcTCTCCCTTCAACCCCTTCCTCCCGCGTATGCAGTGTAACCCCTTTTTTGAGGACCTCATTGCAGAAGAGGGCCAGAGGTCCCCCCCCCTTGCTACCTGCTCCCCCGTCACACCCCTCTGTCATTCCACAGCTTTGCCTTGCGTCCCCAGTCCCACCCACGATCCCGTCGTGCAAATTGAAATGGCCGCCATATGGCGAGACCGGCCCAGGCCTGTAGCCAGGCAGACGTCCCTCCCTGCCTTACTTCCGACAGCAGCGACGGCTAGCCCCCCCAATCCGTTTACGTCTCGCTCCATATcagagagtgggggaggagaaTGGGATGAGTCCTTTGACGCCTTTGCCTCCAGCAGGCTGAATTCACCAAAGGGCTCTGCTACCAATCACCCTTCAATAGCAACCTCAAGGCAAGCCCAAGTAAGAAGCACTCCTCCATATGAGAGTTACACTATTCCACCCATTGAGGAGATGAGGATGAGTGAAGAAGAAGAGCCTCCACCATTGCCTCCACGGAGGCCCATAATACGGACTCTGGTGAACGAGAGACCCTCTGACAGCTGGTTGCACAGGGGTCAGGAACTGGCTGTGCAGAAAGAGGCCTGTCTCCTGTCACAAACAGGCGCAGCTTCCCTACAGCACACAAGAGAATGGGGGCACAAGAGACACACACCAAGTCCCCACCTGTACCCAAGCCCAGGCAAAGACCTTGTCAGCAGTGACCTGTTGGACTTTCATACCGTACACTCACAACATTATGCCAACATGTCTCCAGAGTCTCCATCTCCATTCAAGTCTGAAGATGAGTTCAAGAAGTTTGACTATGAACCATTACGAGATGAAGATGATAAAATTAGATTTACTGAGCAGGACTTATGGCCAGATGCAACAGATTCAATAATATCGTTGGCCTCAGAGGATACAACGGACGCCAGTCCCACTGTAAGAAAATATGCTATTGTAAAGAACACTTCACATTCTGAACTCAAAGACTTACCTCTGCCAGTAATGCTTCTTAATAGTGAAATGACTGTAGCCGATCTACTGAATAAGTCTTCCCCAAAACACTCTAAATCAGGTCTTAAGACGCTGGACATTGCTTCAACTACACCAGACCCAACAACGGACTCGTTCTCAATTCACCCAGATAAGCCCAAGTCCAGAAACAACAATTATGAATCACCTCCGCTAACCTTAGAAGATcttaataaaaacaaaagaaaCTCCGATTTTTGTTTTATTGACTCTGCTTCTGATGCTTCCCCATCTCCATCTGACATGATGACAGTGCATACCCTCAAAAGTTTAGGTGGCATTTTTCCTCAAACTCCACAAGATACTCCCATAGCATTATCTCATGAGCAGATGATGCTATATGCAGAAGATATGTTAATTTTTCAGAAGACTAGTACAATAGACGTCAACTCTGCTGTAAAAGTGAATTTACCAGAAGTCTCCTCGCTTTGTCAAGACAATTGTCAAGATGGAGGTTGTGAATTGAATACATCACGCAGAGATTCTGCAAGCGATATGAAGAGCATTAGCATTTTTACGCCTGACAGtcttaacatagagagagagactgtagaaTTAAAAGACACTCAATCTCCAATGGATAGAAATGGCAACATGACAAAATCAAAGATAGACCGTTCAAAACTAGACCCTTCATGTCATGTTAGATCTTTTCCAGTTTCGCACCAGATGGAAATGCAACAGGAAGTTGTACGCAATAAACAGGAAGTGAGTCAGCCTCTGGCCAAACAAACCAATCCTGTCAATGAGTCTTCACCAAGGGGCACTAGTTCTCACAGAAGTCTCAAGGGAATGATACGAGAGCTCCACGGCAACAGTGGTGCAAATAGCCCTGGCAAAGGATTAGGTGAGAGCCCTCTTCACCGATCACCGTCTCCTGGACAAATAATCTCAGAGAGCATTGAAGGACCGTTCTCATATCAACCCACCAAATCTCCTTTTTCCTCACCTTTGTCACCGAATAGAGAGACAGCGCTCAATGTAGCTACATTATTTGTGTCCTTgcaaacaataaacacaaatagTTCCACTCAGTCAATTCCAAAAGGAAACTGCTTAACGGAACATTCCTCGTCCAAATATGCTGGGACGATCAGCTTTGAAGACCTCCACGCCAAAGTAGCCCCGAACGTGAGAAGCCCCATGAGTGCCAGGTTAAGGCCTGGCATCACAGTGCATGCTTCCAACCCCTGTGCTTCCATCCCCTCCTCTGCTACCCCCTCCCTGGCAACTGAAACTAATGGCCAGGCTAAGCTGCCCCCCACCCCTGTCCCCTCCTCCATACATCACCCCCCGACCGTGAGGCCCAGTACCGGAGCCAGTGCCACCTTGGCTGTGGCCCCCTacacctcttcctccttctcctcctcttcctccttctcctcctcttcctcctacacCACTGCCCAGCCCTTGGTCGATGCACGGCACACACTTTTGCCTGAGGAGACACAGCCAGCTAGCAGCCTGCCCCGACAGGAGAGCAG CCCCCACCCAGTGAAGCCCTTGACCACCACAGCCAGTcagggggagaagaaagagggcCGGTCAGTTCTGGAGAAGCTCAAGTCTTCCATCCATCCAGGCCGCTCTGCCCAGCAGACACTGGCCGTGGCTGAGACTGAGAAGAAGATTGAG